A window of Cryptomeria japonica chromosome 3, Sugi_1.0, whole genome shotgun sequence contains these coding sequences:
- the LOC131030993 gene encoding glutaredoxin-C1-like, whose amino-acid sequence MAWIFRDDSRWVEVVYEAHAYQSSENKFSMDQLRGFWGLQRVQCLASESAVAIFSISSCCMCHVAKRLLLELGVSPTVYELDQENGGEEMHKVLLRLLGTAQSVPAVFIGGKLVGGLEQLITCHISGSLVLLLKESGALWL is encoded by the coding sequence ATGGCGTGGATCTTCAGAGATGACTCGCGGTGGGTCGAAGTGGTTTATGAGGCCCATGCATACCAGTCCTCGGAAAATAAGTTTTCCATGGATCAATTGAGAGGCTTTTGGGGTCTACAGAGAGTACAATGCCTGGCCTCCGAGAGTGCAGTGGCCATTTTCAGCATAAGCTCATGCTGCATGTGCCATGTCGCCAAGAGGCTACTGTTGGAGCTTGGTGTCAGTCCTACCGTGTACGAGCTCGACCAAGAAAATGGAGGCGAGGAGATGCATAAGGTTCTGCTCAGACTGTTGGGTACTGCCCAATCTGTCCCCGCTGTTTTCATAGGTGGTAAGCTTGTGGGGGGCTTAGAACAGCTAATCACTTGTCACATTAGCGGCTCTCTCGTGCTTCTCTTGAAAGAATCTGGCGCATTATGGCTCTGA